A single genomic interval of Brevibacillus brevis harbors:
- the ftsX gene encoding permease-like cell division protein FtsX, whose protein sequence is MKIRTLGRHVREGVKNLGRNGWMSFASISAVTITLFILGVFLILAMNVNYFAQTVEKQVEIRVFMDLLATKENITQVENNIKKLPQVESVSFIPKDEGLKQFKESLGEKAYLFEGLEESNPLPDAFVVKTKQPQDTAAVAAQIKNLQYVKSLTYGEGTVEKLFSLTGAVRNVGIAFIIGLGFTAMFLIANTIKLTIVARRREIEIMKLVGATNWFIRWPFFVEGLMMGVAGALIPTIMLTVGYYYLLDAIHSSFEASQLFKLLPLFPLVYQVALALLAIGAFIGIWGSLVSVRRFLRV, encoded by the coding sequence ATGAAGATTAGGACGCTGGGGCGCCATGTCCGTGAAGGGGTCAAAAACCTCGGGCGGAACGGCTGGATGTCGTTCGCTTCAATTAGTGCCGTGACCATTACCCTCTTTATCTTGGGCGTTTTCCTCATTCTGGCGATGAATGTCAATTACTTTGCGCAAACTGTGGAAAAGCAAGTAGAAATTCGCGTCTTCATGGACTTGCTGGCGACGAAAGAAAACATCACACAGGTTGAGAATAACATCAAGAAACTTCCGCAAGTGGAGTCCGTTTCATTTATACCGAAAGACGAAGGGCTGAAGCAATTTAAAGAGAGCCTTGGTGAAAAAGCGTATTTGTTTGAAGGATTGGAGGAAAGCAATCCTCTGCCGGATGCGTTTGTCGTAAAAACGAAGCAACCGCAAGATACTGCTGCTGTTGCCGCTCAAATTAAAAATCTCCAGTATGTCAAAAGCCTGACCTATGGGGAAGGCACTGTGGAAAAGCTGTTTTCCTTGACAGGAGCAGTCCGTAATGTCGGGATTGCCTTTATTATTGGACTTGGCTTTACAGCGATGTTCTTGATTGCCAACACGATTAAGCTGACAATTGTGGCACGTCGCAGAGAGATTGAAATCATGAAGCTGGTTGGTGCCACGAACTGGTTTATCCGTTGGCCATTCTTTGTGGAAGGGCTCATGATGGGTGTGGCAGGGGCATTGATTCCGACCATTATGTTAACGGTTGGATATTACTACCTTCTGGATGCCATTCACTCCAGTTTTGAAGCTTCCCAACTGTTTAAACTGTTGCCGCTATTCCCGCTCGTGTATCAAGTTGCGTTGGCTTTGCTGGCGATTGGTGCATTCATCGGGATTTGGGGAAGTTTGGTGTCCGTACGTCGCTTCTTGCGAGTTTAA
- the ftsE gene encoding cell division ATP-binding protein FtsE, whose translation MIEMFDVWKTYPNGTNALKGINIRIEKGEFVYVVGPSGAGKSTFIKLMYREEKPTKGQIFLGGFNVSRIKERQIPLVRRSIGVVFQDFKLLPTLTVFENVAFAMEVIESNPKQIKPRVMDVLGLVKLKHKAKMLPNELSGGEQQRVALARALVNSPGIIIADEPTGNLDPETSWEIMKLFEEINQRGTTVVMATHNREIVNTMRKRVIAIEAGQIARDEQRGEYGYED comes from the coding sequence TTGATCGAAATGTTCGATGTGTGGAAAACATACCCGAATGGAACGAATGCTTTGAAAGGTATCAACATTCGGATTGAGAAAGGTGAATTTGTGTACGTAGTAGGCCCCAGTGGTGCGGGTAAATCTACGTTTATCAAATTGATGTACCGTGAAGAGAAGCCAACAAAAGGACAAATCTTCTTGGGTGGCTTTAATGTCAGTAGAATCAAAGAGCGTCAAATTCCATTGGTCCGCCGCAGTATCGGTGTCGTGTTCCAGGACTTCAAGCTGCTGCCGACGTTGACTGTGTTTGAAAATGTCGCCTTTGCGATGGAAGTAATCGAGAGCAATCCAAAACAAATCAAGCCGCGCGTGATGGATGTTTTAGGACTCGTAAAGCTCAAGCATAAAGCCAAAATGCTGCCAAACGAGCTGTCCGGTGGTGAGCAGCAACGTGTTGCCTTGGCACGAGCACTGGTAAATAGTCCGGGAATTATTATCGCGGACGAGCCGACGGGGAACTTGGACCCTGAGACCTCTTGGGAAATCATGAAGCTGTTTGAAGAAATCAATCAGCGTGGAACGACAGTCGTCATGGCTACCCACAATAGAGAAATTGTCAACACCATGAGAAAACGGGTGATTGCGATCGAAGCAGGCCAGATTGCCCGTGATGAGCAGAGAGGGGAATACGGTTATGAAGATTAG
- a CDS encoding iron-containing alcohol dehydrogenase, translating to MENFAYHNPTQLIFGRGQLAQLEEKARQLGPTVLLVYGGGSIKRTGLYDKVISLLQSAGCRVHELAGVEPNPRLSTVNKGIELCRQEGVNWILAVGGGSVIDAAKAVAIGVPYEGDVWDFYTRKAVAQAALPLGTVLTLAATGSEMNRGSVVTNWETQEKHGAGTTFPAFSILDPEHTFSVPRDQTIYGISDILSHVFEQYFTHTTEIPLQTRFAESIMKTVIENAERVLTNPEDYDARANILYCGTMALNGTLPVGVTTDWATHSIEHAVSAVYDIPHGGGLAIIFPKWMRYVYRENVTRFVRFGTEVWNVDPASKTDDEIALEGIAATEAFFARIGAPTRLADYGITDEHLQLMAEKATPFGPIGQFKTLTSDDVAQILRMSL from the coding sequence GTGGAAAATTTTGCTTACCATAACCCGACACAACTGATTTTTGGACGGGGTCAATTGGCCCAGCTCGAGGAAAAAGCAAGACAACTAGGTCCCACTGTTCTTTTGGTATATGGTGGTGGCAGTATAAAGCGAACTGGTCTCTACGACAAAGTGATTTCTCTCCTCCAGTCTGCGGGCTGCCGCGTGCATGAGTTGGCAGGAGTGGAGCCAAATCCACGTCTGAGTACCGTGAACAAAGGAATTGAGCTATGCCGCCAAGAGGGCGTCAATTGGATTCTCGCGGTAGGTGGAGGTAGTGTAATCGACGCGGCCAAAGCAGTCGCGATTGGTGTGCCTTACGAGGGAGATGTATGGGATTTTTATACGCGCAAAGCGGTCGCACAAGCGGCTCTACCCCTCGGTACCGTACTGACACTTGCGGCTACTGGTTCGGAAATGAACCGGGGAAGTGTCGTCACCAACTGGGAGACACAAGAAAAGCATGGAGCTGGTACGACGTTTCCGGCGTTTTCGATTCTGGACCCTGAGCATACATTTAGCGTACCTCGCGACCAAACGATCTACGGAATCAGCGACATTTTGTCCCATGTATTTGAGCAGTATTTCACGCATACAACCGAAATTCCATTGCAAACACGTTTTGCTGAGTCGATCATGAAGACCGTTATCGAAAATGCAGAACGTGTCCTCACCAATCCGGAAGACTACGATGCCCGCGCCAACATCCTGTATTGCGGAACAATGGCATTGAACGGCACTCTCCCGGTTGGCGTCACAACAGACTGGGCAACCCACTCCATTGAGCATGCTGTTAGCGCTGTTTACGACATCCCGCACGGTGGCGGTCTGGCGATCATCTTCCCGAAATGGATGCGCTATGTGTACCGTGAAAACGTCACTCGCTTCGTGCGCTTCGGAACAGAGGTATGGAATGTCGATCCTGCCAGCAAGACAGATGATGAGATCGCCTTGGAAGGGATTGCCGCTACAGAAGCATTCTTTGCGCGTATCGGTGCCCCTACTCGCTTGGCTGATTACGGTATCACCGACGAGCACTTGCAGCTCATGGCCGAAAAAGCCACTCCGTTTGGCCCGATCGGTCAGTTTAAGACGTTGACGAGTGACGATGTGGCACAGATTCTTCGCATGTCTTTGTAA
- a CDS encoding GerAB/ArcD/ProY family transporter, producing MQESYKISPRQLLMLVTLVTIGDSVLVLPGMTAALAKQDAWISVLVGLGVGLLNIVLLIAVGKLYPNQSFFTFVDQTVGRVLGTIITLSFISYTLFSAGAHVMEIGDFVGTHLLVATPRFAIQLLFVIVIMFGVSLGLQTVAESAEIYFVWFFFFFGLLMITLLPQAEISRIQPVFENGWKPILQGSTAAIAFPYSELVIFMAVLPFVSPIQKRMRSFFLGTLLGGIVLFIIMLMCILVLGADQTSRHFYPTYVLIKQLKLGNFIQRLEAIIAVIWFIAVSVKITLYCLFFHLGIRHVFRIDNFKVLILPYIVLLMVMSTIFSPNIVVFGDIISKYWPFYDFTYSIGVPLLLLCGNLIRKKWLNQD from the coding sequence ATGCAAGAGAGCTACAAGATCAGTCCCCGTCAACTATTGATGCTCGTCACCCTTGTTACCATTGGGGACTCCGTTCTCGTCCTGCCAGGCATGACGGCTGCACTCGCTAAACAAGATGCATGGATATCCGTCCTGGTTGGGCTTGGGGTGGGACTGCTCAATATTGTCTTACTCATAGCTGTGGGGAAGCTTTATCCGAATCAAAGCTTTTTCACCTTCGTTGATCAAACCGTTGGAAGAGTGTTGGGAACGATCATTACACTCTCGTTTATTAGCTATACTCTTTTTTCAGCAGGGGCGCATGTGATGGAAATTGGCGACTTTGTTGGCACGCATCTATTAGTCGCGACTCCAAGATTCGCGATACAGCTGTTGTTTGTCATAGTGATTATGTTTGGTGTGAGTTTGGGGCTGCAAACAGTCGCAGAATCGGCAGAAATCTATTTTGTCTGGTTCTTTTTCTTTTTTGGTTTACTCATGATTACTCTACTGCCACAGGCGGAAATATCGAGAATTCAACCTGTATTTGAAAATGGGTGGAAGCCTATTTTGCAGGGATCTACGGCGGCAATTGCCTTTCCTTATTCAGAACTGGTCATTTTTATGGCTGTTCTTCCGTTTGTCTCGCCCATCCAGAAACGGATGAGATCGTTTTTCTTGGGGACGTTGCTTGGGGGAATTGTGCTGTTCATCATCATGCTGATGTGTATCCTTGTTTTGGGGGCAGATCAGACTTCGCGGCATTTTTATCCGACCTATGTTCTCATCAAACAACTGAAGCTCGGAAATTTCATTCAGCGGCTAGAGGCGATTATCGCGGTGATCTGGTTTATCGCGGTGAGCGTCAAAATTACGCTGTATTGTCTGTTTTTTCATTTGGGAATCCGTCATGTTTTTCGAATCGACAACTTTAAGGTTTTGATCTTGCCGTACATCGTTTTGCTCATGGTGATGTCCACGATTTTCTCGCCCAATATCGTCGTCTTTGGCGACATCATTTCGAAGTACTGGCCATTCTATGATTTTACCTACAGCATCGGTGTACCGTTGTTGCTGTTATGCGGAAATCTTATTCGGAAAAAATGGCTGAATCAAGACTGA
- a CDS encoding acetamidase/formamidase family protein, with protein MYRVKKQDVIYAMSPENRPVLRVEAGSIVTFETCDCFEDQIQSADTVFQELDWNRINPASGPIFIEGTDPGDILVVHIQKIEIKTQGVMVTGPELGVMGFDLQENVIKMIPIHDGKAVLSDKLQVPINPMIGVIGTAPANEAISCGTPGDHGGNMDCKQMREGTTLLLPVNVPGALFALGDLHAAMADGEVAVCGVEIAGEVTVKLDVIKGKQWPLPMAVNQEHLITIASEKELDKAADRAVINMVQFLHEELGVEKAEATFLLSAAGDLRICQVVDPLKTARMELPLAYATALGFDSKIVGR; from the coding sequence ATGTACAGAGTAAAAAAGCAGGACGTGATTTATGCCATGTCTCCTGAGAATCGGCCGGTCTTGAGGGTAGAAGCAGGCAGTATCGTAACATTTGAAACCTGCGATTGCTTCGAGGACCAAATCCAATCGGCTGACACCGTGTTTCAAGAGCTTGATTGGAATCGGATCAACCCTGCTTCCGGCCCTATTTTTATAGAAGGAACAGATCCAGGCGATATTTTGGTTGTTCATATTCAGAAAATTGAGATTAAAACTCAAGGCGTAATGGTTACCGGACCAGAACTAGGTGTAATGGGATTCGACCTGCAAGAAAATGTGATCAAAATGATTCCGATACATGATGGAAAAGCTGTCTTGTCAGACAAGCTTCAGGTTCCGATCAATCCCATGATTGGCGTAATTGGAACAGCTCCTGCCAATGAAGCCATTTCATGCGGTACGCCGGGCGACCACGGCGGCAACATGGACTGCAAGCAAATGCGTGAAGGTACTACATTGCTTTTACCCGTAAATGTTCCAGGCGCATTATTTGCCCTGGGTGACCTTCATGCTGCAATGGCTGACGGTGAAGTAGCTGTTTGTGGTGTGGAAATTGCGGGGGAAGTAACCGTAAAGCTCGATGTGATCAAAGGAAAGCAGTGGCCGTTACCGATGGCAGTCAACCAAGAGCACCTGATCACGATTGCGTCGGAAAAAGAGTTGGACAAGGCTGCCGATCGAGCGGTAATCAATATGGTACAATTTCTACACGAAGAGCTGGGGGTAGAAAAGGCCGAAGCCACCTTCCTGCTCTCCGCTGCGGGAGATTTGCGTATCTGTCAAGTCGTCGATCCTTTAAAGACAGCCCGCATGGAGTTGCCTCTAGCGTACGCAACCGCGTTAGGCTTTGATTCGAAAATAGTCGGTAGATAA
- the argH gene encoding argininosuccinate lyase: MKLWGGRFTKPTNQLVEEYTASISFDQKMWRQDIVGSLAHVAMLGKCGILPMEEVRQIIAGLKKVKEKIERGQAEFLVAHEDVHMNIEKMLIEEIGPVGGKLHTGRSRNDQVALDMHLYLREKLMEIIQLAMYLQEALLEQASQHLDTVMPGYTHLQRAQPVLFGYHLMAYVSMLQRDIERMTETWKRVNVLPLGAGALAGTTFPIDRTFVAELLQFDGIYQNSMDAVSDRDFIVEFLADASLVMTHLSRLCEELVIWSSQEFSFVELDDAFCTGSSIMPQKKNPDVAELVRGKTGRVYGNLFGLLTVLKGLPLAYNKDMQEDKEGMFDTVATIHGALALLTPMIKTMQVKADRMRQAVTNDFSNATDLADYLVRKDMPFRQAHEVVGRTVLYCIEQQKYLLDLTLEEFQSFSEDIGADVYDALAVETVVNARNVLGGTARNQVEVQIDWYRKQLVETHAWVDKNSQKVMIESLIDVGSPA; encoded by the coding sequence ATGAAACTCTGGGGAGGACGCTTCACGAAGCCGACGAATCAACTCGTAGAAGAGTATACTGCTTCTATTTCTTTCGACCAGAAAATGTGGCGACAGGACATCGTCGGAAGCCTGGCTCATGTTGCCATGTTGGGCAAGTGCGGCATCCTGCCGATGGAGGAAGTAAGACAGATCATCGCTGGCTTGAAAAAGGTTAAAGAGAAAATTGAGCGCGGGCAAGCTGAGTTTCTCGTAGCGCACGAAGATGTGCATATGAATATTGAAAAGATGCTGATTGAAGAGATCGGTCCGGTGGGGGGCAAACTCCACACCGGCCGCAGCCGTAATGATCAGGTTGCGTTGGATATGCACCTGTACCTCAGAGAAAAGCTGATGGAGATTATCCAATTGGCGATGTATTTGCAAGAGGCATTGCTTGAGCAAGCGAGCCAGCATCTGGATACCGTCATGCCAGGTTATACACATTTGCAGCGTGCGCAACCGGTATTGTTTGGCTATCACCTGATGGCGTATGTGTCCATGCTGCAACGCGATATCGAGCGGATGACCGAGACGTGGAAGCGTGTGAACGTACTGCCGCTTGGAGCAGGTGCCCTAGCAGGTACGACATTCCCAATCGACCGCACGTTTGTAGCAGAATTGCTGCAATTTGACGGTATCTATCAAAACAGCATGGATGCAGTGAGTGACCGTGACTTCATCGTCGAATTTTTGGCAGACGCTTCTTTGGTCATGACCCATCTTTCCCGTCTGTGCGAAGAGCTCGTCATTTGGAGCAGTCAGGAATTCTCTTTTGTGGAGCTAGACGATGCGTTTTGTACGGGGTCCAGTATCATGCCGCAAAAGAAAAATCCTGATGTAGCCGAGCTGGTTCGCGGAAAAACAGGGCGTGTTTACGGCAATCTGTTTGGATTGTTGACCGTATTGAAAGGTTTGCCGCTGGCGTACAACAAGGACATGCAAGAAGATAAAGAAGGTATGTTCGATACGGTAGCGACCATTCATGGGGCACTAGCGTTGCTCACTCCGATGATTAAGACAATGCAAGTCAAGGCAGATCGCATGCGTCAAGCAGTTACCAACGATTTTTCCAATGCGACAGACTTGGCAGATTACTTGGTTCGCAAAGACATGCCGTTCCGTCAGGCGCATGAAGTCGTGGGGAGAACCGTCTTGTACTGCATCGAGCAGCAAAAGTATCTTCTCGATCTGACCCTGGAAGAATTCCAAAGCTTCTCAGAGGATATTGGGGCGGATGTTTATGACGCGCTAGCTGTTGAGACCGTTGTCAATGCACGCAACGTGCTGGGTGGGACTGCGCGTAATCAGGTAGAAGTACAAATTGATTGGTACCGCAAGCAACTGGTAGAAACACATGCTTGGGTGGACAAAAACAGTCAAAAGGTCATGATTGAATCCCTGATCGATGTCGGTTCACCTGCATAA
- a CDS encoding argininosuccinate synthase: MAKEKIVLAYSGGLDTSVAIKWLQDTYNYDVIAVALDVGEGKDLDFVQKKALQVGALKSIVVDAKDAFAEEFVLPALKANAMYEGKYPLVSALSRYLISRVLVEIAEKEGAVAVAHGCTGKGNDQVRFDVSFTALNPDIKIVAPVREWGWTRDEEIEYAKKNNIPIPIDLDNPYSIDQNLWGRSCECGVLEDPWAAPPEGAYDLTKSITDAPDEAEEIEITFVQGKPTALNGEELPLAELILKLNKIAGNHGVGRIDHVENRLVGIKSREVYETPAATTLILAHRELEFLTQPREVAQFKPIVEQKLAQVIYEGLWYSPIRNAVQAFIEETQKHVTGVVRVKLNKGHAIVVGRTSASSLYSHELATYNAGDQFDHKAALGFIKLWGLPTKVYAQVNEGVLHENKNTAIKILDEKDAIKQ, translated from the coding sequence ATGGCAAAAGAAAAAATTGTGTTGGCCTATTCAGGCGGTTTAGATACATCAGTAGCAATTAAATGGCTGCAAGATACGTATAACTACGATGTCATTGCAGTTGCATTGGATGTAGGGGAAGGGAAAGACCTCGATTTCGTACAGAAAAAAGCATTGCAGGTAGGAGCATTGAAATCCATCGTAGTGGATGCAAAAGATGCATTCGCAGAGGAATTTGTATTGCCAGCTCTGAAGGCAAACGCGATGTACGAAGGGAAGTATCCGTTAGTGTCTGCACTGTCGCGTTATCTGATTTCGCGCGTGCTGGTTGAGATCGCGGAAAAAGAAGGCGCAGTAGCTGTCGCACACGGTTGCACAGGAAAAGGAAACGACCAGGTGCGTTTCGATGTTTCCTTTACAGCGCTGAACCCGGATATCAAAATCGTGGCTCCAGTTCGTGAATGGGGATGGACGCGCGACGAAGAGATTGAATATGCGAAAAAGAACAATATCCCGATCCCAATCGATCTGGACAATCCATACAGCATTGACCAAAACCTGTGGGGCAGAAGCTGCGAGTGCGGTGTTCTGGAAGATCCATGGGCAGCTCCTCCAGAAGGTGCATACGATCTGACGAAGTCGATCACGGATGCTCCAGACGAGGCAGAAGAAATCGAAATTACTTTCGTGCAAGGGAAGCCAACTGCATTGAACGGCGAAGAGCTACCACTTGCTGAGCTGATCCTCAAGCTGAACAAAATCGCTGGAAACCATGGCGTAGGCCGTATCGATCATGTGGAAAACCGTTTGGTGGGCATCAAATCTCGTGAAGTTTATGAGACACCGGCTGCGACTACTTTGATTTTGGCTCACCGTGAGCTGGAATTTTTGACGCAACCTCGTGAGGTCGCTCAGTTCAAACCGATTGTTGAGCAAAAACTGGCGCAAGTGATTTACGAGGGTCTCTGGTATTCACCAATTCGCAATGCTGTCCAGGCGTTCATTGAAGAAACGCAAAAACACGTAACGGGTGTTGTACGCGTGAAGCTGAACAAAGGACATGCGATCGTTGTAGGCCGTACCTCTGCATCGTCTCTCTACAGCCATGAGCTGGCGACTTACAATGCAGGTGACCAATTCGACCACAAAGCAGCACTTGGTTTCATCAAGCTGTGGGGTCTGCCTACAAAGGTGTACGCACAGGTAAACGAGGGTGTACTGCACGAGAATAAAAACACGGCCATTAAGATTTTGGATGAAAAGGATGCGATCAAGCAATGA
- a CDS encoding histidine phosphatase family protein: MKTIYLVRHCQAAGQEPEALLTEKGEVQAQELASFFAGSPIDRIISSPYHRAIATIQPLAQERGIVVEEDTRLVERVLSGVPREDWFERLRDTFDDMTLEFEGGESSLAAINRANSLLTEILADAHKEIVLVSHGCLLALLMKSMDDRFGFHDWEKLSNPDVFKLTCHFETRELIRIWS; the protein is encoded by the coding sequence ATGAAAACAATTTATTTGGTACGTCATTGTCAGGCTGCTGGCCAAGAACCCGAAGCCCTGCTCACGGAAAAGGGAGAAGTACAAGCTCAGGAGCTTGCCTCCTTCTTCGCTGGTTCTCCCATTGATCGAATCATTTCTAGTCCGTACCATCGGGCGATTGCCACCATCCAGCCTCTTGCACAGGAGCGTGGAATCGTGGTTGAAGAAGACACACGTTTGGTCGAGCGCGTCCTTAGCGGAGTACCACGTGAAGATTGGTTTGAGCGACTGCGCGATACGTTCGATGACATGACGCTTGAATTCGAAGGGGGAGAATCCAGTCTTGCTGCTATAAACCGGGCAAATTCGTTACTCACTGAGATTTTGGCAGATGCGCATAAAGAAATCGTGCTTGTTAGTCACGGATGCCTGCTAGCCTTGCTCATGAAATCAATGGATGACCGCTTTGGCTTTCACGATTGGGAGAAATTAAGCAATCCAGATGTATTCAAGCTTACCTGTCATTTCGAAACCAGAGAGCTCATCCGCATATGGTCGTAA
- a CDS encoding HD-GYP domain-containing protein, producing the protein MRQKTNYAVWIKGIVVQIGFVIAAIYIFYTSSSEWAVREHWGVLSTYTLLTIFSCFAPVRISNTILTVNNAVIFSGILLYGVWVGVWAAVIESLIIAFLVRFNPLKAIINIGQLLMTIWTVAFLKDWIEGFGTVSPIISDLFLAVVYWFVNLILCGLGISYFHQMTWARTVKMMAKGFTSTYLLLLILAGVGSRLVESYGPLTLIPMMIAFITISYVFHHYYDNLQRLQQKVEEVKSFNHNFLTTMAASIDARDRYTSGHSQRVAYWGREIARDIGLSERKVEDVYIGGILHDIGKIGIEDEILNKKGKLTPEEYDKIKQHTVIGYEIILQAGMFNELLPAIRSHHERIDGRGYPDGLAGDEIPLMARILAISDAFDAMVADRPYRKGLPVEEALQEIRRGSGTQFDPILAEHFIRIVQRLPYEELQSIIGMESIPQKQLQEAIR; encoded by the coding sequence ATGCGACAAAAAACTAATTATGCGGTTTGGATAAAGGGGATTGTTGTACAGATTGGATTTGTCATTGCAGCAATCTATATTTTTTACACATCTTCATCTGAATGGGCTGTTCGTGAGCATTGGGGGGTATTATCTACCTATACCCTCCTGACCATTTTTTCCTGTTTTGCTCCCGTGCGTATATCGAATACGATTTTAACAGTGAACAATGCTGTAATCTTTTCGGGTATCTTGTTGTACGGAGTATGGGTTGGAGTATGGGCTGCTGTTATTGAATCTTTAATCATTGCATTCCTGGTAAGGTTTAATCCACTAAAAGCCATCATTAATATTGGGCAATTGTTAATGACTATATGGACAGTAGCGTTTTTGAAGGATTGGATCGAGGGCTTCGGAACTGTTTCTCCCATTATTAGCGATTTGTTTTTGGCTGTTGTGTATTGGTTTGTGAACCTGATTTTATGTGGATTGGGTATCTCCTATTTTCATCAAATGACTTGGGCGCGAACCGTAAAGATGATGGCAAAAGGCTTTACCTCGACTTACTTGCTGCTTTTAATTCTAGCCGGAGTAGGTTCGCGGTTAGTAGAGTCATATGGACCGCTCACACTAATTCCTATGATGATTGCCTTTATTACGATCAGCTACGTATTTCATCATTACTATGACAACCTTCAAAGGCTTCAGCAAAAAGTAGAAGAGGTCAAGTCATTCAATCACAACTTCTTAACGACAATGGCTGCTTCCATTGACGCACGAGATCGATACACAAGTGGGCATTCTCAGCGTGTAGCTTACTGGGGAAGAGAAATTGCGAGAGATATTGGGTTGTCCGAAAGAAAAGTGGAGGATGTTTATATCGGGGGAATCCTGCACGACATTGGAAAAATTGGCATCGAAGACGAAATTCTCAATAAAAAAGGAAAGCTGACCCCGGAAGAGTACGACAAGATCAAGCAGCATACGGTCATTGGCTACGAAATTATTTTGCAAGCAGGGATGTTCAATGAATTGCTCCCTGCGATCCGCTCCCATCATGAGCGAATAGACGGAAGGGGATACCCGGATGGTTTAGCCGGGGATGAGATTCCACTGATGGCGAGAATTTTAGCTATTTCAGACGCTTTCGATGCGATGGTCGCGGACAGGCCTTATCGAAAAGGTTTGCCTGTGGAGGAAGCGCTTCAAGAAATCAGACGGGGCTCCGGTACCCAATTTGATCCGATATTGGCGGAGCATTTTATCAGAATCGTTCAGCGACTGCCGTACGAAGAGTTGCAGAGCATTATCGGAATGGAGTCCATCCCACAAAAACAGTTACAGGAGGCAATCAGATGA
- a CDS encoding DUF5317 family protein, translated as MLLDVIALSFLVALLRGGRIKEFPKFNQIKLLIVTILLQACAVFFPTIGGLFISIAYVFILAFLVFNREFEDMRIFLIGWFLNAIAIWSNNGKMPIDLVQAAKLPYDLEPVINGTNFKHSVLTESSNFPFLTDVIYMPSIIPRIISIGDIFIMLGAFLLVQRLMNKPISLLQLREGKSYATKN; from the coding sequence ATGCTATTGGATGTAATTGCCCTATCTTTTCTCGTAGCATTGCTGCGAGGGGGGAGAATCAAGGAATTCCCTAAATTCAATCAAATAAAACTTCTTATCGTTACCATATTGCTGCAGGCTTGTGCAGTCTTCTTCCCTACGATCGGTGGCCTTTTCATATCGATCGCGTATGTGTTTATTTTGGCTTTCCTCGTTTTTAATCGAGAATTTGAAGATATGCGGATATTTTTAATCGGCTGGTTTCTGAATGCGATTGCAATTTGGTCTAACAATGGAAAAATGCCAATTGATTTAGTCCAAGCAGCAAAGCTTCCTTATGATTTGGAACCAGTGATTAACGGAACCAATTTCAAGCATAGTGTATTGACGGAAAGTTCAAATTTCCCATTTTTGACGGATGTCATCTACATGCCATCTATCATTCCTCGGATTATTAGCATCGGCGATATTTTTATTATGTTAGGCGCCTTTTTACTTGTTCAGCGATTGATGAATAAACCTATTTCATTACTACAACTTCGCGAAGGTAAAAGTTATGCGACAAAAAACTAA